A genomic window from Glycine soja cultivar W05 chromosome 10, ASM419377v2, whole genome shotgun sequence includes:
- the LOC114370930 gene encoding uncharacterized protein LOC114370930: MNPKVKVRVPEQEEELVHPENNSGTWMFSKLIELLYFKEEKNQNQNECPPSISESTKACTQHVIMRSTPSTKGLFKSIKRVGESPKVNARACSVIRPRAVLSSPENDGLIGSINDLNNSVSSARRKNDAKVKIEGQAKVLSIQVKEGKYSDKEECEAFNKGKTPSKVHVRNF; this comes from the exons A TGAATCCAAAGGTGAAAGTGAGAGTCCCAGAGCAAGAAGAAGAACTTGTTCATCCGGAAAACAATAGTGGAACTTGGATGTTTTCAAAGTTAATTGAGTTACTATACTTTAAAG AAGAGaagaatcagaatcagaatgaaTGTCCACCCTCAATTTCCGAAAGCACAAAGGCTTGTACTCAACATGTAATAATGAGATCCACCCCTTCAACTAAAG GATTATTCAAGAGTATCAAACGAGTTGGTGAGAGTCCAAAAGTAAATGCAAGAGCTTGTTCTGTTATACGCCCACGTGCAGTCTTATCTAGTCCCG AAAATGATGGATTAATTGGAAGCATAAATGACTTGAACAACAGTGTATCTTCAGCTCGCAGAAAGAACGATGCAAAAGTGAAGATAGAAGGCCAAGCTAAAGTTTTGTCTATTCAGGTGAAGGAAGGAAAATATTCGGACAAGGAGGAATGTGAGGCATTCAACAAAGGCAAAACTCCTTCCAAAGTGCATGTTagaaacttttaa
- the LOC114370092 gene encoding mitochondrial import receptor subunit TOM9-2-like: MASRRGGVSLPERPSNNSGSVLAKISRSSIVTRGKEAAVDAAFVAKKLLRSTGKAAWIAGTTFLVLVVPLIVEMDREQQLNDLELQQASLLGTPAPK, translated from the coding sequence ATGGCGTCCCGAAGAGGTGGAGTCTCACTCCCAGAAAGACCAAGCAACAACTCAGGCTCCGTCCTGGCGAAGATCTCGCGCTCCTCCATCGTCACCCGCGGCAAGGAAGCCGCCGTCGACGCCGCATTCGTCGCCAAGAAGCTCCTCCGCAGCACCGGCAAGGCCGCGTGGATCGCCGGCACCACCTTCCTCGTCCTCGTCGTCCCTCTGATCGTCGAGATGGACCGCGAGCAGCAGCTCAACGACCTCGAGCTCCAGCAGGCCAGCCTCCTCGGCACCCCCGCCCCCAAATGA